Proteins encoded by one window of Prevotella nigrescens:
- the rpoB gene encoding DNA-directed RNA polymerase subunit beta, translated as MTAENRPRINFASVQNPYPFPDFLDLQLKSFKDFLQLDTPPEDRKEDGLYKVFVENFPITDTRNNFVLEFLDYYIDPPRYSISECLERGLTYSVPLKAKMKLYCTDPEHEDFGTFIQDVFLGTIPYMTDNGTFIINGAERVVVSQLHRSPGVFFGQGVHANGTVLYSARIIPFKGSWIEFATDINNVMYAYIDRKKKLPVTTMLRAIGFESDKDILQIFDLCEEIKVNKKNLKSALGRKLAGNVMKSWNEDFVDEDTGEVVSIERNEVVVERETEITEENVDTILESGVSSILLHKDESVANKFSIIFNTLAKDPSHSEIEAVNYIYRQLRNADAADDASAREVFQNLFFSDKRYDLGEVGRYRINRKLGLDTDMDVRVLTKDDIIAIIKYLINLVNSNATVDDIDHLSNRRVRTVGEQLANQFSIGLARMSRTIRERMNVRDNEVFQPTDLINAKTISSVINSFFGTNPLSQFMDQTNPLAEVTHKRRLSALGPGGLSRERAGFEVRDVHYTHYGRLCPIESPEGPNIGLISSLCLYAKINDLGFIVTPYRKVTDSKVDLNNDHVVYMTAEEEEDLPVGQGNAPLNPDGTFIRDNVKCRQDADYPVVEPSQVALMDVAPQQIASVSAGLIPFLEHDDGHRALMGCNMMRQAVPLLHNDAPIVGTGLEKQVCEDSRTMVTAEGDGVIDYVDATTIRILYDRTEDEEFVSFEPALKEYRISKFRRTNQNMVVDLRPICNKGQRVKKGDILTEGYATENGELALGRNLLVAYMPWKGYNYEDAVVISERMVREDVLTSVHVDEYSLEVRETKRGVEEFTSDIPNVSEEATKDLDENGIIRIGARVEPGDIMIGKISPKGESDPSPEEKLLRAIFGDKAGDVKDSSLKANPSLSGVVIDKRLFARALKTRESKRHDKATLARLDEEQEAKINDLRSLLVDKLLELTEDKVSQGIKDYSNAEIITKGAKFTMAALKNLDYEGIQSNGWTDDEHTNSLIRQLIMNFIRKYKQMDAELKRKKFSITIGDELPSGVLQMAKVYIAKKRKIQVGDKLAGRHGNKGIVSKVVRVEDMPFLEDGRAVDLVLNPMGVPSRMNLGQIFEAILGAAGYKLGVKFSTPIFDGAKLEDLKEWTDKAGLPPMCSTYIYDGETGERFDQPATVGITYFLKLGHMVEDKMHARSIGPYSLITQQPLGGKAQFGGQRFGEMEVWAIEAFGASHVLQEILTIKSDDVVGRSKAYESIVKGEPMPMPGIPESLNVLLHELRGLGLSIKLD; from the coding sequence ATGACAGCAGAGAATAGACCCAGAATAAACTTTGCCAGTGTGCAGAATCCGTATCCATTCCCAGATTTTTTGGATTTACAATTAAAATCTTTCAAGGATTTTTTGCAACTTGATACACCTCCTGAAGATCGCAAAGAGGATGGCTTATATAAAGTTTTCGTTGAAAATTTCCCCATTACTGATACACGTAATAATTTTGTTCTCGAGTTTTTAGATTATTATATTGATCCCCCACGTTATTCTATTTCAGAATGTTTAGAACGAGGATTGACTTATAGTGTACCTTTGAAAGCTAAAATGAAGCTTTATTGTACCGATCCAGAACATGAAGATTTTGGGACTTTCATCCAAGATGTCTTTCTTGGTACAATTCCCTATATGACCGATAATGGAACTTTTATAATTAATGGTGCAGAACGTGTTGTTGTTTCTCAATTGCATCGTTCTCCTGGAGTTTTCTTTGGACAAGGTGTACATGCAAATGGAACAGTACTTTATAGTGCTCGTATAATTCCTTTCAAAGGTTCATGGATTGAATTTGCTACTGATATAAATAATGTAATGTATGCTTATATCGACCGTAAAAAGAAGTTGCCTGTGACAACAATGCTTCGGGCAATTGGTTTTGAGTCAGATAAGGATATATTACAGATTTTCGATCTTTGTGAGGAGATAAAGGTAAATAAGAAAAATCTGAAGTCTGCATTAGGACGGAAATTGGCAGGTAATGTAATGAAGAGCTGGAACGAAGATTTCGTTGACGAAGATACTGGTGAAGTTGTATCTATTGAACGTAACGAAGTCGTTGTTGAGCGTGAAACAGAAATTACCGAGGAGAATGTCGATACTATCCTTGAAAGTGGAGTTTCTTCTATTCTTTTGCACAAAGATGAAAGTGTTGCCAATAAGTTTTCAATTATCTTTAACACATTAGCAAAAGATCCCAGTCATTCAGAGATAGAAGCTGTAAATTATATTTATAGACAGTTACGAAATGCTGATGCTGCAGATGATGCAAGTGCAAGGGAAGTTTTCCAGAATCTTTTCTTTTCTGATAAGCGTTACGATCTTGGCGAGGTTGGACGATATAGAATAAACAGAAAGTTGGGACTTGATACAGATATGGATGTTCGAGTTCTGACAAAAGACGATATTATCGCGATTATAAAATATTTGATAAACCTTGTGAATTCAAATGCCACTGTTGATGATATCGACCATCTATCTAACCGTCGTGTTCGTACTGTTGGTGAGCAATTGGCAAATCAATTCTCTATAGGTTTAGCGCGAATGAGTCGTACTATTCGCGAGCGAATGAATGTCCGCGATAATGAAGTGTTCCAACCCACAGATTTGATTAATGCGAAGACCATCTCAAGTGTCATTAACTCATTCTTTGGTACAAATCCATTGAGCCAGTTTATGGATCAAACCAATCCACTGGCAGAGGTAACACACAAACGTCGTCTTTCTGCCTTAGGTCCTGGTGGTCTTTCCCGCGAACGTGCAGGTTTCGAAGTCCGTGATGTTCATTATACACACTATGGTCGCTTATGTCCTATTGAATCTCCTGAAGGTCCAAACATTGGTCTGATATCTTCATTATGCCTTTATGCGAAGATTAATGATCTGGGTTTCATTGTTACTCCCTATAGAAAGGTTACTGATTCGAAAGTAGATTTGAACAACGACCATGTTGTTTATATGACTGCAGAGGAAGAAGAAGACCTTCCCGTAGGACAGGGTAATGCGCCACTGAACCCAGATGGAACATTTATTCGTGATAATGTAAAGTGTCGCCAAGATGCAGATTATCCAGTTGTAGAACCAAGTCAGGTAGCTTTAATGGACGTTGCTCCACAGCAAATAGCCTCAGTATCTGCAGGCTTAATTCCATTCTTGGAGCACGATGATGGACACCGTGCATTGATGGGGTGTAATATGATGCGCCAAGCTGTTCCATTATTGCATAATGATGCTCCTATTGTAGGGACCGGTTTGGAAAAGCAAGTATGCGAAGATTCTCGTACAATGGTAACAGCCGAAGGAGATGGTGTTATAGATTATGTAGATGCGACTACCATTCGCATTCTTTATGATCGTACAGAAGACGAAGAGTTTGTAAGTTTCGAACCAGCTTTAAAAGAATATCGTATATCTAAGTTCCGTCGTACCAACCAAAACATGGTTGTAGACCTTCGTCCAATTTGTAATAAGGGGCAACGTGTTAAAAAAGGCGATATCCTTACTGAAGGTTACGCTACAGAAAATGGTGAGTTAGCACTTGGGCGAAATCTTTTAGTGGCTTATATGCCATGGAAAGGTTACAATTATGAAGATGCTGTTGTTATTTCAGAGCGAATGGTGCGCGAAGATGTTCTAACATCAGTGCATGTAGATGAATATTCCCTTGAGGTCCGTGAAACGAAGCGAGGAGTTGAAGAATTTACTTCCGATATCCCTAATGTAAGCGAAGAAGCAACAAAAGATTTAGATGAGAATGGTATTATTCGTATTGGTGCGCGTGTTGAACCAGGCGACATTATGATAGGTAAGATTTCTCCAAAAGGAGAGAGTGACCCTTCGCCTGAAGAAAAATTGTTGCGTGCTATTTTCGGTGATAAGGCTGGAGATGTGAAAGATTCTTCATTAAAGGCAAATCCATCTTTAAGCGGTGTTGTTATTGATAAGAGATTATTTGCTCGTGCACTCAAAACACGTGAGAGTAAACGACACGATAAAGCGACTTTAGCACGCCTTGACGAAGAGCAGGAAGCTAAAATTAACGATTTGAGGAGTTTGTTAGTTGATAAGCTTCTTGAATTAACCGAAGACAAAGTTTCGCAAGGAATTAAGGACTATTCGAATGCCGAGATTATAACCAAAGGCGCTAAATTTACTATGGCAGCTTTGAAAAATCTTGATTACGAAGGAATCCAATCGAATGGTTGGACAGATGACGAGCATACCAATTCCTTAATTAGGCAACTTATCATGAACTTCATTCGCAAGTATAAGCAAATGGATGCAGAACTTAAGCGTAAGAAGTTCTCTATTACGATAGGTGACGAGCTTCCTTCTGGCGTTTTACAGATGGCAAAAGTTTATATTGCCAAGAAACGCAAGATACAGGTTGGTGATAAGCTTGCTGGACGTCATGGTAATAAAGGTATTGTGTCAAAAGTTGTGCGTGTAGAAGATATGCCTTTCCTTGAAGATGGTCGAGCTGTGGATTTAGTATTGAATCCTATGGGTGTACCTTCCCGTATGAATCTTGGTCAGATATTTGAAGCCATTCTTGGTGCTGCGGGTTATAAATTGGGTGTTAAGTTTTCTACGCCAATTTTCGATGGTGCTAAACTGGAAGACTTAAAGGAATGGACCGACAAGGCTGGTCTGCCTCCAATGTGTTCTACTTATATTTATGATGGTGAGACTGGCGAACGTTTCGATCAGCCTGCAACAGTTGGTATTACTTATTTCTTGAAGTTAGGACACATGGTTGAAGATAAAATGCACGCACGTAGCATTGGTCCATATTCTCTTATTACGCAGCAACCATTGGGCGGTAAGGCTCAGTTTGGTGGACAACGATTCGGAGAAATGGAAGTTTGGGCAATCGAGGCATTTGGCGCATCGCATGTTTTGCAAGAAATCCTAACAATCAAATCAGATGATGTTGTGGGACGTTCAAAGGCATACGAATCTATCGTCAAAGGCGAACCCATGCCCATGCCTGGTATTCCAGAATCGCTGAATGTGTTACTCCACGAACTTCGCGGTCTTGGATTAAGTATTAAACTTGATTAA
- a CDS encoding class I adenylate-forming enzyme family protein, which yields MKTSLLRSLWRLHFITPRGIVRLLGCFLHEGITMMAAVRFAARYHAYDCAVVSDNLHVDYQEFYALAQRLSHLLCHNYCLKSGQHVALFCRNHLVSALLLPALSRLGVHVKLLNTDLSGEQLAQVMSRSFALFIYDEELILANDLNAMCPMISCETLLESIKRQDFVNNTPLPHIRRGGNISVMTGGSSGKYKEAARQTGIVQFLPPFFSLLRDLHIDSYQSVLIGLPFYHGFGLATLIISLVMGKKVCLLRRFDAEEVLNAVATKRVEVMPMVPAMLARLWQTERAEARLHSLKCIISGGDRLDVSLAKYTMERLGPVLYNLYGTSEAGFFLLATPQQLIYTDDVSIGKPIRGMQCTVRDADAEGVGTLWVKCCWAMAGRQNCWQSTGDRVLQLSDGRFLHRGRADRMVVCGGENVYPEHVEKVLKSHPLVVDAVVYAVPDVRFGRVLSAQIELKAGTLLDEEDLKKWLRARLSRAEMPHHFRFEPIKILSTGKHRRNR from the coding sequence ATGAAAACATCTCTCCTCCGTTCGCTTTGGCGTTTGCACTTCATTACTCCGCGTGGTATTGTGCGTCTGCTTGGCTGCTTCCTGCACGAAGGCATTACGATGATGGCTGCCGTGCGCTTTGCTGCTCGCTATCATGCATACGATTGTGCTGTGGTGAGTGATAATCTGCACGTAGATTATCAGGAATTCTATGCGTTGGCACAGCGGTTGTCCCATTTGCTCTGCCATAATTATTGCCTGAAAAGCGGACAGCATGTGGCACTGTTTTGCCGTAACCATCTTGTTTCAGCCTTGCTTCTGCCTGCTCTTTCTCGATTGGGAGTCCACGTAAAGTTGCTGAACACCGACCTCTCGGGCGAACAGTTGGCACAAGTAATGAGCCGTTCGTTCGCACTTTTTATCTACGATGAGGAGTTGATACTGGCAAATGACTTAAACGCAATGTGCCCAATGATATCGTGTGAAACCTTGTTGGAGAGCATAAAAAGACAAGATTTTGTTAATAATACCCCGCTGCCACACATAAGGCGAGGTGGAAATATCAGTGTGATGACGGGCGGTTCGAGTGGTAAATACAAGGAGGCTGCACGGCAGACGGGCATCGTTCAGTTTCTTCCACCCTTCTTTTCGCTGCTCCGCGATTTGCATATCGACAGCTATCAGAGCGTGCTGATAGGACTTCCTTTCTATCATGGCTTCGGCTTGGCTACGCTGATTATCTCGCTCGTCATGGGCAAGAAGGTGTGTCTGCTGCGCCGTTTCGATGCTGAAGAGGTGCTGAATGCTGTGGCAACAAAGCGTGTTGAGGTGATGCCAATGGTGCCTGCCATGCTTGCCAGACTGTGGCAGACGGAACGTGCCGAAGCTCGTTTGCACTCGCTGAAGTGCATCATCAGCGGAGGCGATCGGCTCGATGTGTCGTTGGCAAAGTATACGATGGAGCGTCTTGGTCCTGTGCTTTACAACCTTTATGGCACGTCGGAGGCAGGCTTTTTCCTGCTTGCCACACCGCAGCAGCTTATCTACACTGATGACGTTTCTATTGGGAAACCTATTCGGGGTATGCAGTGCACAGTGCGAGATGCCGATGCAGAGGGCGTTGGAACACTGTGGGTGAAATGTTGCTGGGCAATGGCTGGGCGACAGAACTGTTGGCAGAGCACGGGCGACCGCGTGCTTCAGCTGTCCGATGGTCGCTTTCTTCATCGTGGGAGAGCCGACCGAATGGTGGTCTGTGGCGGCGAGAATGTTTACCCCGAGCACGTCGAGAAAGTCTTGAAATCTCACCCTTTGGTTGTCGATGCAGTGGTTTACGCTGTCCCCGATGTTCGTTTTGGTCGTGTGCTTAGTGCGCAGATAGAACTGAAAGCAGGCACTCTACTCGATGAAGAAGATTTGAAGAAATGGCTCAGAGCAAGACTCTCCCGTGCCGAAATGCCCCATCATTTCCGTTTCGAGCCGATAAAAATACTATCAACAGGGAAGCATCGTAGAAATAGATAA
- the rpoC gene encoding DNA-directed RNA polymerase subunit beta', with product MAFKKDNKVKSNFNKITIGLASPEEILENSFGEVTKPETINYRTYKPERDGLFCERIFGPTKDYECACGKYKRIRYKGIVCDRCGVEVTEKKVRRERAGHIELVVPVAHIWYFRSLPNKIGYLLGLPTKKLDSVIYYEKYIVVQPGVVENMKYSDTGEEINGSHKFDLLSEDEYLDILDNRLPEGNERLDNSDPKKFIAKMGAEAIYDLLANIDLDRLAGELRDRATTDSSQQRKTEALKRLQIVEAFRQSEGINRPEWMIMKIIPVTPPELRPLVPLDGGRFATSDLNDLYRRVIIRNNRLKRLIEIKAPDVILRNEKRMLQEAVDSLFDNSRKSSAVKSESNRPLKSLSDSLKGKQGRFRQNLLGKRVDYSARSVIVVGPELKMGECGLPKLMAAELYKPFIIRKLIERGIVKTVKSAKKIVDRREPVIWDILENVMKGHPVLLNRAPTLHRLGIQAFQPKLIEGKAIQLHPLACTAFNADFDGDQMAVHLPLSNEAIIEAQILMLQSHNILNPANGAPITVPSQDMVLGLYYITKIRPGAKGEGLCFYGDEEAIIAHNEGHCDLHAQVKVIVDDLVDGKLQKRMVETSVGRVIVNRIIPTEVGFFNGIISKKSLRGLIADVIKSVGMARACAFLDGIKNLGYRMAYTAGLSFNLDDIIVPKEKVDIVDKGQAEVDQVKANYEMGFITDKERYNQVIDAWTHVNNNLKASVMKHMTEADQGFNAVYMMLDSGARGSADQIAQLAGMRGLMAKPQKAGAEGAQIIENPILSNFKEGMSVLEYFISSHGARKGLADTAMKTADAGYLTRRLVDVSHDVIITEEDCGSLRGLECRALKNGDEVIASLYERILGRVSVHDVVNPSTGEIMVAAGEEITEAKAKAIDESPLEMIEIRSVLTCESKHGVCKKCYGRNLATARMVQMGEAVGVIAAQAIGEPGTQLTLRTFHAGGIASNAAANASIVAKNDCKIEFDELRTVPFVDEEDRECQKVVSRLAEIRFIDINTGIVLLTEGIPYGSSLYYKNGDKVKEGDLICRWDPFNAVIVSEYSGVLRLHDVVEGTTYKAETDDATGLTERIITESRDKSHVPTVDVVRPGARKSTGGQYAPEDILGTYNLPVGGHLEQIVQEGAEIKTGTTLVKIPRSVGGAGDITGGLPRVTELFEARNPSNPAVVSEIDGEVTMGKVKRGNREIIVTSKTGDQRKYLVSLSKQILVQEHDAVRAGTPLSDGIITPADILSIKGPTAVQEYIVNEVQDVYRLQGVKINDKHFEIIVRQMMRKVRIDDSGDTTFLEQELVDKLDFQEENDRIWGKKVVTDPGDSENCYKGQILSVRKLRDENSNLKRRDLKLVQVRDAVQATATQMLQGITRAALGTKSFMSAASFQETTKVLNEAAIRGKSDTLEGMKENVICGHLIPAGTGLRQWQKLIVGSQEEHTRLEANKKSILDFSDKENAED from the coding sequence ATGGCTTTTAAGAAAGATAATAAAGTTAAGAGTAATTTTAACAAGATCACTATTGGATTAGCCTCTCCGGAAGAGATACTCGAAAATTCGTTTGGAGAAGTAACTAAACCAGAGACGATTAACTATCGTACTTATAAACCTGAACGCGATGGCTTATTCTGTGAGCGTATTTTTGGTCCTACAAAAGACTACGAATGTGCTTGTGGAAAGTATAAGCGTATTCGCTATAAAGGAATTGTCTGTGATCGTTGTGGTGTAGAAGTTACAGAAAAGAAAGTACGTCGTGAACGTGCAGGACACATCGAACTCGTTGTGCCTGTAGCACATATTTGGTATTTCCGTAGTCTTCCAAATAAAATTGGTTATTTGTTAGGGCTTCCGACCAAGAAGTTGGACAGTGTTATATATTATGAGAAATATATTGTTGTTCAGCCAGGTGTCGTAGAGAACATGAAGTATTCAGATACTGGCGAAGAAATAAACGGCTCTCATAAATTCGACCTCCTCTCTGAAGACGAATACTTGGATATCCTTGATAATCGTTTGCCAGAAGGTAACGAGCGATTGGACAACTCTGATCCGAAGAAGTTTATTGCAAAGATGGGTGCAGAGGCTATATACGATTTGTTAGCTAATATAGATCTTGATCGTCTGGCTGGTGAACTTAGAGACCGTGCCACTACTGATTCAAGCCAACAACGTAAGACGGAAGCCTTGAAGCGTTTACAGATAGTTGAGGCATTCCGTCAGTCTGAAGGTATAAATCGTCCAGAATGGATGATAATGAAAATTATACCTGTTACACCTCCAGAGCTTCGTCCATTAGTCCCACTTGACGGAGGACGCTTTGCAACTTCGGACTTGAATGACCTTTATCGTCGTGTAATCATTCGTAACAATCGTTTAAAGCGACTTATTGAGATAAAAGCTCCAGATGTTATTCTCCGTAACGAGAAACGTATGTTGCAAGAAGCTGTAGACTCATTGTTTGATAATAGTCGTAAATCTTCAGCTGTTAAGAGCGAAAGTAATCGCCCATTGAAGTCGCTGTCAGACTCTCTAAAAGGTAAGCAAGGCCGCTTCCGTCAGAACCTTCTCGGTAAGCGTGTAGACTATTCTGCGCGTTCCGTAATCGTTGTAGGTCCAGAATTGAAGATGGGCGAATGTGGTCTCCCAAAACTTATGGCAGCTGAACTTTACAAGCCATTCATTATCCGTAAGCTTATTGAGCGTGGTATTGTAAAGACTGTGAAGAGTGCCAAGAAGATAGTTGACCGTCGAGAGCCAGTTATTTGGGATATTCTAGAAAATGTAATGAAAGGACATCCTGTTCTTCTCAACCGTGCTCCAACACTTCACCGTCTTGGTATACAAGCTTTCCAGCCAAAGCTCATCGAGGGTAAAGCTATTCAGTTACACCCATTGGCTTGTACTGCGTTCAATGCTGATTTCGATGGCGACCAGATGGCTGTTCACCTCCCATTAAGCAATGAGGCTATTATTGAAGCACAAATATTGATGCTCCAGAGTCACAATATATTGAATCCTGCTAATGGTGCACCTATTACAGTACCTTCGCAAGATATGGTGTTAGGTCTCTATTATATCACCAAGATCCGTCCGGGAGCTAAAGGCGAGGGATTGTGCTTCTATGGAGACGAAGAGGCGATTATTGCTCATAATGAAGGACATTGTGACCTCCACGCACAAGTAAAGGTTATTGTTGATGACCTTGTCGATGGCAAACTTCAGAAACGTATGGTAGAAACATCTGTTGGGCGAGTGATCGTCAATCGGATTATTCCAACTGAAGTAGGATTCTTCAATGGCATTATATCCAAGAAGTCGTTGCGTGGTCTTATTGCCGATGTAATCAAGTCTGTTGGTATGGCACGTGCTTGCGCTTTCCTTGACGGTATTAAGAACCTTGGCTACCGTATGGCTTATACGGCTGGTCTTTCGTTCAACTTGGACGATATAATTGTGCCAAAAGAAAAAGTCGATATTGTTGACAAGGGACAAGCTGAAGTAGACCAGGTTAAAGCTAACTACGAAATGGGTTTCATTACTGATAAAGAGCGTTATAACCAGGTAATTGATGCGTGGACGCACGTTAACAACAATTTGAAAGCGAGCGTAATGAAACACATGACAGAAGCCGATCAGGGGTTCAATGCCGTTTACATGATGCTTGACTCTGGAGCTCGTGGCTCTGCCGACCAGATTGCGCAGCTTGCTGGTATGCGTGGTTTGATGGCCAAACCGCAGAAGGCTGGCGCAGAGGGTGCACAGATTATTGAGAACCCAATTCTTTCTAACTTTAAAGAAGGTATGTCGGTGCTCGAATACTTTATTTCATCACACGGTGCTCGTAAGGGTCTTGCCGATACTGCTATGAAGACTGCCGATGCCGGATATCTAACTCGTCGTTTGGTTGACGTTTCTCACGACGTAATCATAACAGAAGAAGATTGTGGTTCTCTCAGAGGTCTGGAATGTCGTGCATTGAAGAACGGGGACGAGGTTATAGCTTCTCTTTACGAACGTATTCTTGGTCGTGTATCCGTGCACGATGTTGTCAATCCGTCTACTGGTGAGATTATGGTTGCTGCAGGCGAAGAGATTACCGAGGCGAAGGCGAAAGCCATCGATGAGTCTCCGCTTGAGATGATAGAGATACGTTCTGTGCTTACATGCGAAAGTAAGCATGGCGTATGTAAGAAGTGTTATGGTCGCAACTTGGCTACTGCTCGTATGGTGCAGATGGGAGAAGCTGTCGGAGTCATTGCAGCACAAGCTATTGGTGAACCAGGTACACAGCTTACACTTCGTACTTTCCACGCTGGTGGTATTGCTTCTAATGCTGCCGCTAATGCGTCTATTGTTGCAAAGAATGATTGTAAGATAGAGTTCGACGAACTTCGTACGGTTCCATTTGTTGACGAGGAAGATCGAGAATGTCAAAAGGTTGTAAGCCGTCTGGCGGAAATCCGTTTCATAGATATCAATACAGGTATCGTTCTCTTGACAGAAGGAATTCCTTATGGCAGTTCTCTCTATTATAAGAATGGTGATAAAGTTAAGGAAGGCGACCTTATTTGTCGTTGGGATCCATTCAATGCTGTCATCGTAAGCGAATATTCTGGTGTACTCCGTCTACACGATGTTGTAGAAGGGACAACTTATAAGGCTGAAACAGACGATGCAACGGGGCTTACCGAACGTATCATTACAGAATCGCGCGATAAGTCGCATGTCCCGACTGTCGATGTTGTACGCCCAGGAGCCAGGAAAAGTACCGGCGGGCAGTATGCGCCAGAAGATATATTGGGAACTTATAATCTTCCTGTAGGAGGGCACTTGGAACAGATTGTACAAGAAGGTGCAGAAATCAAGACAGGTACGACTCTCGTCAAGATTCCGCGTTCTGTAGGTGGTGCCGGAGATATTACGGGTGGTCTGCCACGTGTAACCGAGTTGTTCGAAGCTCGCAACCCGTCTAACCCAGCAGTCGTGTCAGAAATCGATGGAGAGGTTACAATGGGTAAGGTAAAGCGTGGTAACCGCGAAATTATCGTTACATCGAAGACGGGCGACCAGCGCAAGTATCTTGTCAGCTTGTCAAAACAGATTCTTGTTCAGGAGCACGATGCCGTACGTGCAGGTACTCCGCTTTCAGACGGTATCATAACTCCAGCCGACATTCTTTCCATTAAGGGTCCTACGGCAGTGCAAGAGTATATCGTGAACGAGGTGCAGGACGTTTATCGCCTCCAAGGTGTGAAGATTAACGACAAGCACTTTGAAATTATCGTTCGCCAAATGATGCGTAAGGTTCGTATCGACGATTCAGGAGATACAACATTCCTCGAACAAGAACTTGTTGATAAGCTCGACTTCCAGGAAGAGAACGACCGGATCTGGGGTAAGAAGGTTGTTACCGACCCAGGCGATTCTGAGAATTGCTACAAGGGACAGATTCTTTCCGTACGCAAGTTGCGCGACGAGAACTCTAATCTCAAGCGGCGCGATTTGAAGCTCGTTCAGGTGCGCGATGCCGTCCAGGCAACTGCAACACAGATGCTTCAGGGTATTACACGTGCAGCCCTCGGTACAAAGAGCTTCATGTCGGCTGCTTCGTTCCAGGAAACGACCAAGGTTCTCAACGAGGCTGCAATCCGTGGCAAGAGCGATACTCTCGAGGGAATGAAGGAGAACGTAATCTGCGGACACTTGATCCCTGCGGGAACAGGTCTTCGTCAGTGGCAAAAGCTTATAGTTGGTTCTCAGGAAGAGCATACACGCTTGGAAGCTAACAAGAAGAGCATTCTCGACTTCTCCGATAAAGAGAATGCGGAGGATTAG
- a CDS encoding SDR family NAD(P)-dependent oxidoreductase has translation MRRSILNFCRFLLYPKHRVDETCLKRRFKGQWVVITGASRGIGSALARRLMRAGANLYLIARSEAELQALCDEAQAMGCKAVCRALDLRDRSALKSLCHDLKQLSTVDYLFCNAGKSICRKIADATDRLHDFDRTMDLNYRSVVALALALLPALQRAGGKLVYTSSVSSLYPPAPGWSAYHASKCATNVWCRTAESEWKPSGVGVHVAYLPLVRTDMSMANPHYRSLPAYSADDAACILLRLAMGHRFSYQPWWARLTASVASLFAPLVRYFYQKSVL, from the coding sequence ATGAGGCGAAGCATACTCAATTTTTGTAGGTTCTTGCTTTATCCCAAGCACCGTGTGGACGAAACGTGTCTGAAACGTCGTTTCAAGGGACAGTGGGTGGTGATTACGGGAGCATCGCGAGGTATTGGATCTGCATTGGCAAGGCGGCTGATGCGGGCAGGAGCGAACCTCTATCTCATAGCTCGCAGCGAGGCTGAACTGCAGGCGTTGTGCGATGAAGCGCAAGCAATGGGCTGTAAAGCAGTCTGTCGTGCACTCGATTTGCGCGACCGTTCTGCCTTGAAATCGTTGTGCCACGACCTGAAGCAGTTGTCCACGGTAGACTATCTCTTCTGCAATGCAGGGAAATCCATCTGCCGGAAGATTGCAGATGCCACCGACCGTCTGCACGATTTCGACCGTACAATGGACCTAAACTATCGCTCCGTAGTGGCTTTGGCTTTGGCCTTGCTGCCTGCCTTGCAACGAGCGGGCGGCAAATTGGTCTATACCTCGTCGGTCAGCAGTTTGTATCCGCCTGCTCCGGGCTGGTCGGCTTACCACGCATCGAAGTGCGCAACCAATGTGTGGTGTCGTACGGCAGAAAGCGAATGGAAGCCGTCTGGCGTTGGCGTCCATGTGGCTTACCTGCCCTTGGTGCGTACGGATATGTCGATGGCTAACCCGCATTATCGCTCCTTGCCTGCCTATTCGGCCGATGATGCAGCGTGCATTCTGTTGCGGCTGGCTATGGGGCACCGCTTTTCCTACCAGCCTTGGTGGGCGCGCCTTACGGCTTCTGTGGCATCATTGTTTGCCCCTTTGGTTCGTTACTTCTATCAAAAGTCTGTTCTATGA